In Pseudorasbora parva isolate DD20220531a chromosome 9, ASM2467924v1, whole genome shotgun sequence, the following proteins share a genomic window:
- the otomp gene encoding otolith matrix protein 1, whose amino-acid sequence MDHPGGHLAVVLFLLVLVSMSTENNIIRWCTVSDAEEQKCLDLAGNATARNLRGQLLCVRGQSPTDCMKQIKNGTADASTMYADEIYTAGFCYGLDVAVGESYNGVDGINYYVVALARTSSSDLSLLEMHERSSCHPGMRTTVGWTVPIGFLVNTSQISVDEQCNFPHAVGDFFGYSCVPGVKDPEHDPKGNNPRNLCEACIGDENDRHICANNPRERHFGEAGALRCVAENLGDVAFVKHTTVFDNMQGKNQESWALDLELEDLKLLCPDGSEANLFQHEHCHLAEVPTNAVVVRLEDKCRVYKFLERVQTAFANATEGFSLFSSVNYGQPDVLFSDSTKKLLRVMGTYTSWLGPSYTTILKAFECEGLC is encoded by the exons ATGGATCATCCTGGAGGACACCTTGCAGTCGTACTGTTCCTGCTTGTTCTGGTGTCTATGTCCACTGAAAACAACATTA TCAGATGGTGCACAGTTTCTGATGCCGAAGAGCAGAAGTGTTTGGATCTAGCTGGGAATGCTACAGCCAGAAACCTCCGTGGACAACTACTATGTGTGAGGGGCCAAAGTCCCACTGACTGCATGAAGCAAATTAAG AATGGCACTGCAGATGCCTCGACTATGTATGCTGATGAGATCTACACAGCTGGATTTTGCTATGGCTTAGATGTAGCTGTGGGAGAGTCTTATAACGGTGTGG ATGGCATTAATTATTACGTGGTTGCTCTGGCTCGGACATCATCGAGTGATCTGTCACTGCTGGAGATGCACGAGCGCAGCTCCTGTCACCCAGGCATGCGGACTACAGTGGGCTGGACTGTCCCAATCGGCTTCCTGGTCAACACATCACAGATCAGTGTGGATGAGCAGTGCAACTTTCCCCATG CGGTGGGGGATTTTTTTGGCTACAGCTGTGTCCCAGGAGTGAAGGACCCAGAACATGATCCCAAAGGAAACAACCCAAGGAACCTGTGTGAGGCCTGCATTGGTGACGAGAACGACCGCCACATCTGCGCCAACAACCCTCGGGAACGGCACTTCGGGGAGGCTGGAGCTCTTAG GTGTGTGGCAGAGAATCTCGGGGATGTTGCTTTTGTTAAGCACACTACAGTCTTTGACAACATGCAGG GTAAGAACCAGGAGTCCTGGGCGCTGGACCTGGAGCTGGAAGACTTGAAGCTCTTGTGTCCTGATGGGAGTGAAGCTAACCTGTTCCAACATGAGCACTGCCACCTGGCTGAAGTGCCAACCAATGCTGTAGTAGTACGTTTGGAGGACAAATGCCGCGTTTACAAGTTCTTGGAACGTGTGCAG ACTGCATTTGCTAATGCCACTGAAGGATTCTCTTTGTTCAGCTCGGTGAATTATGGGCAACCTGATGTGCTGTTCAGCGATTCCACCAAAAAGCTGCTTCGTGTTATGGGGACCTACACTTCCTGGTTGGGGCCAAGTTACACCACTATTCTGAAGGCGTTTGAGTGTGAAG GTTTGTGTTGA